A single window of Ananas comosus cultivar F153 linkage group 19, ASM154086v1, whole genome shotgun sequence DNA harbors:
- the LOC109724649 gene encoding protein PHOSPHATE STARVATION RESPONSE 1-like: MNTKRVAFSDRNYGSLNDSSHGTLNPKHCYAYYTPQQCNPNSFSSLLPTTGSNCVGSTPAAFYAAEQLLGIPQFEYQIGDVPPPCRLPRRSSESGLSRRPDAYFCNNSVKNYDHGLHATNELLSVVKFPFQESRNSRALGNFDGFLCRSRPEDELQPILHRQEASRNTTVGCNASSSLAEKPNQLVTNSAGSSSNVPSNLTVQNKTRIRWTQDLHERFVECVNRLGGAEKATPKGILNLMKYEGLTIYHIKSHLQKYRIAKNIPEQTEGRNDRRTVDDIQQLDPKTGVDITEALRIQLDVQRQLHEQLEVQRELQLRIEAQGRKLQQMFEQQMKTSRDIVENQNYDMLFPDDAQVTLDDAQISVLGGGSSENSDFMSKID; the protein is encoded by the exons ATGAACACCAAGAGGGTCGCGTTCTCTGATCGCAACTATGGATCGTTAAACGATTCTTCTCATGGAACTCTCAATCCTAAGCATTGTTATGCTTATTATACTCCTCAGCAGTGTAATCCAAACTCGTTTAGTTCACTGCTGCCTACGACTGGTTCAAACTGCGTTGGATCGACGCCTGCCGCGTTTTATGCCGCGGAGCAGCTTTTGGGTATTCCTCAATTTGAGTACCAAATCGGGGATGTTCCGCCACCCTGTAGATTGCCGAGGAGATCTTCGGAAAGTGGTTTGAGTCGGCGTCCTGATGCGTACTTTTGCAATAACTCGGTGAAAAATTATGATCACGGTCTTCATGCAACCAACGAGTTATTATCGGTCGTGAAGTTCCCCTTTCAAGAAAGTAGGAATTCGAGGGCTCTCGgtaattttgatggatttttatgTAGAAGTCGTCCGGAGGATGAGCTTCAGCCGATTCTGCACCGACAGGAAGCGAGTCGTAATACTACT GTTGGATGCAACGCGTCGAGCTCTTTGGCGGAGAAGCCTAACCAACTAGTGACGAACTCAGCGGGTAGTTCTTCGAATGTTCCGTCGAATTTGACCGTCCAAAACAAAACGAGGATTAGGTGGACACAGGACCTCCACGAGCGGTTCGTCGAATGCGTAAATCGACTAGGCGGTGCCGAGA AGGCGACACCGAAGGGGATTTTGAACCTGATGAAGTACGAAGGTTTAACCATATATCACATAAAGAGCCATTTGCAG AAGTACCGCATTGCGAAGAACATACCGGAACAGACAGAAG GGAGAAATGACAGAAGAACTGTCGACGACATACAACAGCTTGACCCGAAAAC TGGCGTCGATATCACTGAAGCTTTGCGGATTCAGTTAGATGTTCAGAGGCAGCTTCATGAGCAACTTGAG GTTCAGCGAGAGCTGCAGCTGAGGATAGAAGCGCAAGGAAGGAAGCTTCAGCAGATGTTCGAGCAGCAAATGAAAACAAGCAGGGACATCGTCGAGAACCAAAACTACGACATGCTTTTCCCCGACGATGCACAAGTAACGCTCGACGACGCTCAAATATCGGTTCTCGGCGGCGGCAGTTCTGAGAACAGCGATTTCATGTCGAAAATCGATTAG
- the LOC109724710 gene encoding protein STRUBBELIG-RECEPTOR FAMILY 8-like, which yields MALAGWRIGGGDPCGGEPWIGVSCSGPSVVSINISGLGIGGFLNQQLSNLLSLKELDVSNNTIGVEIPYGLPPNVTRINLAANKFEGSIPLSLSSLKFLKHLNFSYNNLLGPIGNAFTDMQSLETLDLSFNHFTGDLPTSFGSLTHLHSLYLQGNEFTGSVILLANLPLSILNLENNHFSGYIPKQLEFTPQLRIDGNLFQQSINGSTHSPLSSTDNNVSHSPRVSQVSFSYPSKTVHNKHRKKVGIAVMVGVVGSLFVIAVISAIVFIINARRYHKNNPYWSKSSSESLCSLPITAPAEPRIHFEECIWDAPSMTGVQPPPLLHQIKSEKISTRRSSVKRSKNLVTAKLYSASEILAATKNYCSEGLIGKGLIGRVYRAEFPDGQILAVKKIDMIELTLYEEDEFLDVIWSISRLKHRHISTLLGYCVEQGQHVLVYEYAKNGSLDDVLFSPISKCKDLSWKARLRIALGVAYALEFMHCICSPPVAHGNVKATNILLDDKLMPHISDCGLTVLTHLVSAKQKAAGKLVGSKGYAAPEIATPGVDKKKSDVYSFGVVLLELLTGRRAFDSSREEEQQFLVNWASLHLHDLSSLEGITDPQIRGNIPLRALSRFADIISLCIQPLPEFRLSISEVTERLVRLVRKMGQHDRPSTADHSDPDVSNFSFRTTLPYFDPSTSPSSA from the exons ATGGCGCTCGCTGGGTGGCGAATCGGAGGCGGCGATCCGTGCGGCGGGGAGCCGTGGATCGGGGTCTCTTGCTCCGGGCCCTCCGTTGTTTCCAT AAATATTAGTGGGTTGGGAATCGGTGGGTTCTTGAATCAACAGCTCTCCAACCTCCTCTCTTTGAAAGAATT GGATGTGAGTAATAATACCATTGGTGTTGAGATTCCGTATGGTTTGCCCCCTAATGTGACTCGCAT AAACTTGGCGGCGAATAAGTTCGAGGGGAGCATCCCGCTGTCGTTGTCCTCGCTGAAGTTTCTCAAGCATTT GAATTTCAGCTATAATAATCTCCTCGGACCAATCGGCAATGCTTTTACGGACATGCAGAGTCTAGAAACATT GGACTTGTCATTCAATCACTTCACTGGCGATCTGCCGACCTCATTTGGCTCGTTGACGCATCTTCATTCTCT TTATCTACAAGGCAATGAATTCACTGGCTCTGTGATTCTACTAGCAAATCTACCACTATCCATTCT TAACCTTGAAAATAATCACTTCAGTGGTTATATCCCAAAGCAGCTTGAGTTCACTCCTCAACTGAG GATCGACGGAAACCTCTTTCAACAGAGTATTAATGGGAGCACTCACTCCCCTTTATCATCGACAGACAATAATGTCAGCCACAGCCCTAGGGTTTCTCAAGTTTCTTTCAGCTATCCTTCTAAGACTGTCCATAACAAGCACCGGAAGAAGGTCGGAATAGCTGTCATGGTCGGTGTCGTGGGCAGTTTATTTGTGATTGCTGTAATTTCTGCTATCGTCTTCATCATTAACGCTCGCAGATATCATAAAAACAACCCCTATTGGTCTAAGAGCAGCAGCGAGTCTCTGTGCTCTCTTCCAATTACAGCACCAGCAG AACCGAGAATACACTTCGAAGAATGCATCTGGGATGCTCCTTCAATGACTGGTGTGCAGCCTCCTCCCTTGCTTCATCAGATAAAATCCGAAAAGATCTCCACAAGAAGAAGTTCCGTTAAGAGATCGAAAAACCTGGTAACTGCGAAGCTGTACTCAGCTTCGGAAATTTTAGCAGCTACGAAGAATTACTGCTCAGAGGGCCTTATCGGCAAGGGCTTGATAGGTCGAGTTTACCGAGCTGAATTTCCGGATGGCCAG ATATTGGCTGTCAAGAAGATAGACATGATAGAGCTAACTTTATACGAAGAAGACGAGTTTCTGGATGTGATCTGGAGTATCTCACGTTTAAAGCATCGGCACATCTCTACACTTTTAGGCTATTGCGTGGAGCAAGGACAACACGTTCTTGTGTATGAATATGCCAAAAATGGGTCTCTTGATGATGTTTTATTTTCTCCCATCAGTAAATGCAAGGACCTTTCATGGAAAGCCCGCCTGAGGATCGCTCTTGGTGTTGCCTATGCTCTTGA aTTTATGCATTGCATATGCTCCCCTCCGGTTGCCCATGGAAATGTTAAAGCGACCAATATATTGCTGGACGACAAGCTTATGCCGCATATTAGTGACTGTGGACTTACTGTGTTAACTCATCTCGTTAGCGCTAAACAAAAG GCAGCTGGAAAGCTTGTTGGTTCAAAAGGCTATGCCGCGCCGGAGATCGCTACTCCTGGAGTAGATAAGAAAAAGAGTGATGTTTACAGCTTTGGAGTAGTTCTGCTTGAGCTACTAACAGGCAGAAGAGCTTTTGACAG TTCAAGGGAGGAGGAGCAGCAGTTTTTGGTTAACTGGGCATCTTTGCATCTCCACGACCTCAGCTCGTTGGAAGGAATAACCGACCCCCAAATCCGAGGCAACATTCCTTTGAGAGCCCTCTCCCGCTTTGCCGACATCATCTCACTTTGTATTCAG CCGCTGCCCGAATTCCGGTTGTCGATATCTGAGGTAACGGAAAGGCTGGTCCGTCTGGTTCGGAAGATGGGTCAACACGACAGGCCGAGCACTGCGGACCATTCCGACCCCGACGTTTCCAACTTCTCCTTCCGAACGACCCTCCCTTACTTTGACCCCTCGACTTCTCCTTCATCTGCTTGA
- the LOC109724709 gene encoding linoleate 13S-lipoxygenase 2-1, chloroplastic isoform X1 yields MLKPLLRAQNNSPSLFFISSLNPIINPTTIPKPRHAQSQSCQSRRREATPRALRVRCEAANEAAARSAAAATATKSPAKVKAVVTVQSTVSRALSDLSVARGLDDVTDLLGKTLLLELVSSELDPRTGLEKETIAGYTNKASKHCDKVKYEGEFSVPSTFGEVGAVVVENEHLKEMYLHNIVLTPAGDNATSLTIDCRSWVHSKFDNPEKRVFFTSKSYLPSQTPSGLERFRKKELANIRGDGTGERKPFERIYDYDTYNDLGDPDKSEDLARPVLGGSKEFPYPRRCRTGRPRTKKDPLSEERSSSIYIPRDESFSEVKGLTFSGTAFRSVLNVVVPSIKTAINDTKLSFPYFTAIDSLFNEGVKLPKQEGLSFFRTIIPRIIKTLEDSTDNVLHFETPEMIDRDKFAWLRDEEFSRQILAGVNPFSIQLVTEFPFVSKLDPEVYGPAESAITAKLIEREILGVMTVEEALKKKRLFILDYHDQVLPYVHKVRELEDMTLYASRTVFFLTSDEALMPIAIELTRPASHTKPQWRQVFTRCWDATGAWLWRLAKVHVCATDACYHQFVIHWLRTHCCTEPYIIAANRQLSAMHPIYRLLHPHFRYTMEINAMARQSLISAGSIMETCFSLGKYSIEFSAIAYGQLWRFDMEALPADLIRRGMAVEDPTAEHGLRLTIKDYPFANDGLLIWSSIQQWVGDYVNRYYPTASDVMADHELQAWWEDVRTKGHADKKDEPWWPTVASPSELTQVLTTIIWVTSGHHAAVNFGLYHFSGYFPNRPTITRKEMPIEDTSLEDFVRFWRKPEAALLECFPSQIQATAMMTVLDVLSTHSPDEEYLGQEPEPAWTADAVVNAAFERFNGRMREIEGIIDARNADPKLKNRCGVGIVPYELLKPFSKPGVTGMGVPNSITI; encoded by the exons ATGTTGAAGCCCTTGTTACGAGCACAAAACaactccccctctctcttcttcatctCATCCCTCAATCCAATAATCAACCCAACCACAATCCCGAAACCGCGACATGCGCAATCGCAGTCGTGCCAAAGCCGCCGTCGAGAGGCGACTCCGAGGGCTCTCCGGGTGCGTTGCGAGGCTGCGAATGAGGCGGCGGCGAGATCTGCGGCAGCAGCAACGGCTACGAAGAGCCCCGCGAAGGTGAAGGCAGTCGTGACGGTGCAGTCGACCGTCAGCAGAGCCCTTTCAGACCTCAGCGTTGCCCGCGGCCTCGACGACGTCACCGACTTGCTGGGGAAGACCCTCCTCTTAGAGCTTGTGAGCTCCGAGCTCGATCCAA GAACAGGATTGGAGAAGGAGACCATAGCGGGCTACACTAACAAAGCAAGCAAGCATTGCGACAAAGTCAAGTACGAAGGCGAGTTCTCAGTCCCTTCGACGTTCGGAGAAGTAGGCGCGGTGGTGGTAGAGAACGAGCACCTCAAGGAGATGTATCTCCACAACATCGTGCTCACCCCTGCGGGCGACAATGCCACCTCCCTCACCATCGATTGTAGATCGTGGGTGCACTCCAAATTCGATAACCCTGAGAAAAGGGTCTTCTTTACTAGCAAG TCCTACTTGCCTTCTCAAACCCCATCAGGGCTCGAGAGGTTCAGAAAGAAAGAGCTGGCGAACATACGAGGGGATGGCACAGGGGAACGGAAGCCATTCGAGAGGATATACGACTACGACACATACAATGATCTCGGCGATCCTGACAAAAGCGAGGATCTGGCGAGGCCCGTCCTTGGCGGAAGCAAAGAGTTCCCTTATCCGCGTCGATGCCGCACCGGTCGCCCGAGAACCAAGAAAG ACCCACTTTCTGAAGAACGAAGCAGCAGCATATACATCCCGAGGGATGAATCCTTCTCCGAGGTTAAAGGATTGACATTCTCGGGGACGGCCTTTAGATCTGTACTCAATGTAGTGGTCCCGTCGATCAAGACGGCTATCAACGACACGAAGCTCAGTTTCCCCTACTTCACAGCCATCGATTCACTGTTCAATGAGGGTGTCAAACTCCCTAAGCAAGAGGGTCTTAGCTTCTTCCGCACCATAATACCGCGGATCATCAAGACCCTCGAGGACAGCACCGACAATGTTCTTCACTTTGAGACCCCAGAGATGATCGATC GAGACAAGTTTGCATGGCTCAGAGATGAAGAGTTCTCAAGGCAAATTCTAGCAGGAGTCAATCCATTTAGTATTCAACTTGTCACA GAGTTTCCTTTTGTCAGCAAACTTGATCCGGAGGTTTATGGTCCAGCAGAATCTGCTATCACTGCAAAacttatagagagagaaattttggGTGTTATGACTGTCGAGGAG GCCCTTAAGAAAAAGAGGTTGTTCATACTGGACTACCACGACCAGGTACTACCATATGTGCATAAGGTGCGCGAGCTGGAAGACATGACTTTGTATGCCTCCCGCACTGTCTTCTTTCTCACCAGTGATGAGGCGTTGATGCCGATCGCCATCGAACTCACCCGCCCAGCCTCCCATACAAAGCCTCAATGGCGGCAAGTCTTCACCCGCTGCTGGGACGCCACGGGTGCGTGGCTTTGGAGGCTTGCCAAAGTACACGTCTGCGCCACCGATGCCTGCTACCACCAGTTTGTCATCCACtg GCTAAGAACTCACTGCTGCACAGAGCCGTATATAATCGCGGCGAACCGACAGCTAAGCGCGATGCACCCGATCTACCGCCTGCTGCACCCGCACTTCCGGTACACAATGGAGATCAACGCAATGGCGCGGCAATCCCTCATCAGCGCCGGCAGCATCATGGAAACCTGCTTCAGCTTGGGGAAGTACTCCATCGAGTTTAGCGCGATCGCCTATGGCCAGCTTTGGCGGTTCGACATGGAGGCCCTGCCGGCCGACCTAATCCGAAG GGGAATGGCAGTGGAAGATCCGACGGCGGAGCATGGCCTAAGGCTAACGATAAAAGACTACCCGTTTGCGAACGATGGCCTATTGATATGGTCTTCAATCCAACAGTGGGTCGGCGATTACGTCAACCGCTACTACCCGACGGCGTCCGACGTGATGGCGGACCACGAGCTCCAAGCCTGGTGGGAGGATGTGCGAACGAAGGGCCACGCCGACAAGAAGGACGAGCCGTGGTGGCCGACGGTGGCGTCGCCGTCAGAACTGACCCAAGTCCTCACAACCATAATCTGGGTGACCTCGGGCCACCATGCCGCTGTCAACTTCGGGCTATACCACTTCAGCGGATACTTCCCCAACCGGCCAACCATCACGCGAAAGGAAATGCCGATCGAGGACACGAGCCTCGAGGACTTCGTGCGGTTCTGGAGAAAACCAGAGGCAGCACTGCTGGAGTGCTTCCCATCGCAGATCCAGGCGACAGCCATGATGACCGTACTGGACGTGCTGTCGACGCACTCGCCGGACGAGGAGTACCTCGGGCAGGAGCCAGAGCCGGCCTGGACGGCCGACGCGGTGGTGAATGCAGCGTTCGAGAGGTTCAACGGCAGGATGAGGGAGATCGAGGGGATAATCGACGCGCGAAACGCCGATCCGAAGCTAAAGAACAGGTGCGGCGTGGGAATAGTGCCGTATGAGCTCTTGAAGCCTTTCTCAAAACCAGGAGTGACAGGGATGGGTGTTCCAAATAGCATCACCATTTga
- the LOC109724709 gene encoding linoleate 13S-lipoxygenase 2-1, chloroplastic isoform X2, translating to MYLHNIVLTPAGDNATSLTIDCRSWVHSKFDNPEKRVFFTSKSYLPSQTPSGLERFRKKELANIRGDGTGERKPFERIYDYDTYNDLGDPDKSEDLARPVLGGSKEFPYPRRCRTGRPRTKKDPLSEERSSSIYIPRDESFSEVKGLTFSGTAFRSVLNVVVPSIKTAINDTKLSFPYFTAIDSLFNEGVKLPKQEGLSFFRTIIPRIIKTLEDSTDNVLHFETPEMIDRDKFAWLRDEEFSRQILAGVNPFSIQLVTEFPFVSKLDPEVYGPAESAITAKLIEREILGVMTVEEALKKKRLFILDYHDQVLPYVHKVRELEDMTLYASRTVFFLTSDEALMPIAIELTRPASHTKPQWRQVFTRCWDATGAWLWRLAKVHVCATDACYHQFVIHWLRTHCCTEPYIIAANRQLSAMHPIYRLLHPHFRYTMEINAMARQSLISAGSIMETCFSLGKYSIEFSAIAYGQLWRFDMEALPADLIRRGMAVEDPTAEHGLRLTIKDYPFANDGLLIWSSIQQWVGDYVNRYYPTASDVMADHELQAWWEDVRTKGHADKKDEPWWPTVASPSELTQVLTTIIWVTSGHHAAVNFGLYHFSGYFPNRPTITRKEMPIEDTSLEDFVRFWRKPEAALLECFPSQIQATAMMTVLDVLSTHSPDEEYLGQEPEPAWTADAVVNAAFERFNGRMREIEGIIDARNADPKLKNRCGVGIVPYELLKPFSKPGVTGMGVPNSITI from the exons ATGTATCTCCACAACATCGTGCTCACCCCTGCGGGCGACAATGCCACCTCCCTCACCATCGATTGTAGATCGTGGGTGCACTCCAAATTCGATAACCCTGAGAAAAGGGTCTTCTTTACTAGCAAG TCCTACTTGCCTTCTCAAACCCCATCAGGGCTCGAGAGGTTCAGAAAGAAAGAGCTGGCGAACATACGAGGGGATGGCACAGGGGAACGGAAGCCATTCGAGAGGATATACGACTACGACACATACAATGATCTCGGCGATCCTGACAAAAGCGAGGATCTGGCGAGGCCCGTCCTTGGCGGAAGCAAAGAGTTCCCTTATCCGCGTCGATGCCGCACCGGTCGCCCGAGAACCAAGAAAG ACCCACTTTCTGAAGAACGAAGCAGCAGCATATACATCCCGAGGGATGAATCCTTCTCCGAGGTTAAAGGATTGACATTCTCGGGGACGGCCTTTAGATCTGTACTCAATGTAGTGGTCCCGTCGATCAAGACGGCTATCAACGACACGAAGCTCAGTTTCCCCTACTTCACAGCCATCGATTCACTGTTCAATGAGGGTGTCAAACTCCCTAAGCAAGAGGGTCTTAGCTTCTTCCGCACCATAATACCGCGGATCATCAAGACCCTCGAGGACAGCACCGACAATGTTCTTCACTTTGAGACCCCAGAGATGATCGATC GAGACAAGTTTGCATGGCTCAGAGATGAAGAGTTCTCAAGGCAAATTCTAGCAGGAGTCAATCCATTTAGTATTCAACTTGTCACA GAGTTTCCTTTTGTCAGCAAACTTGATCCGGAGGTTTATGGTCCAGCAGAATCTGCTATCACTGCAAAacttatagagagagaaattttggGTGTTATGACTGTCGAGGAG GCCCTTAAGAAAAAGAGGTTGTTCATACTGGACTACCACGACCAGGTACTACCATATGTGCATAAGGTGCGCGAGCTGGAAGACATGACTTTGTATGCCTCCCGCACTGTCTTCTTTCTCACCAGTGATGAGGCGTTGATGCCGATCGCCATCGAACTCACCCGCCCAGCCTCCCATACAAAGCCTCAATGGCGGCAAGTCTTCACCCGCTGCTGGGACGCCACGGGTGCGTGGCTTTGGAGGCTTGCCAAAGTACACGTCTGCGCCACCGATGCCTGCTACCACCAGTTTGTCATCCACtg GCTAAGAACTCACTGCTGCACAGAGCCGTATATAATCGCGGCGAACCGACAGCTAAGCGCGATGCACCCGATCTACCGCCTGCTGCACCCGCACTTCCGGTACACAATGGAGATCAACGCAATGGCGCGGCAATCCCTCATCAGCGCCGGCAGCATCATGGAAACCTGCTTCAGCTTGGGGAAGTACTCCATCGAGTTTAGCGCGATCGCCTATGGCCAGCTTTGGCGGTTCGACATGGAGGCCCTGCCGGCCGACCTAATCCGAAG GGGAATGGCAGTGGAAGATCCGACGGCGGAGCATGGCCTAAGGCTAACGATAAAAGACTACCCGTTTGCGAACGATGGCCTATTGATATGGTCTTCAATCCAACAGTGGGTCGGCGATTACGTCAACCGCTACTACCCGACGGCGTCCGACGTGATGGCGGACCACGAGCTCCAAGCCTGGTGGGAGGATGTGCGAACGAAGGGCCACGCCGACAAGAAGGACGAGCCGTGGTGGCCGACGGTGGCGTCGCCGTCAGAACTGACCCAAGTCCTCACAACCATAATCTGGGTGACCTCGGGCCACCATGCCGCTGTCAACTTCGGGCTATACCACTTCAGCGGATACTTCCCCAACCGGCCAACCATCACGCGAAAGGAAATGCCGATCGAGGACACGAGCCTCGAGGACTTCGTGCGGTTCTGGAGAAAACCAGAGGCAGCACTGCTGGAGTGCTTCCCATCGCAGATCCAGGCGACAGCCATGATGACCGTACTGGACGTGCTGTCGACGCACTCGCCGGACGAGGAGTACCTCGGGCAGGAGCCAGAGCCGGCCTGGACGGCCGACGCGGTGGTGAATGCAGCGTTCGAGAGGTTCAACGGCAGGATGAGGGAGATCGAGGGGATAATCGACGCGCGAAACGCCGATCCGAAGCTAAAGAACAGGTGCGGCGTGGGAATAGTGCCGTATGAGCTCTTGAAGCCTTTCTCAAAACCAGGAGTGACAGGGATGGGTGTTCCAAATAGCATCACCATTTga